The Diabrotica virgifera virgifera chromosome 10, PGI_DIABVI_V3a genome has a window encoding:
- the LOC114339465 gene encoding uncharacterized protein LOC114339465, with protein sequence MAHYSNSEMTDILLVLGECSGNAAAAVRRYREKYPNRNIPNARTFVSTERRLRETGCLQRRNTDAGRRREARNVRVEQQILDAVINDPRISTRRLGLRTNISHQSVLRVLHEQHLHPYHYRQVQELLPDDMPLRVDFCEVLQNKVQTAPNFLSNILFTDEATFTRQGMFNSRNMHFWAEENPRATMETHFQHTFKINV encoded by the coding sequence ATGGCACACTATTCAAATTCTGAGATGACAGACATACTTTTAGTATTAGGGGAATGTTCGGGAAATGCTGCTGCCGCTGTAAGACGCTACAGAGAAAAGTATCCGAACAgaaatattcccaatgccaggaCTTTTGTAAGTACTGAACGACGACTGAGAGAAACCGGTTGTCTTCAAAGAAGGAATACAGATGCTGGTCGTCGTAGAGAAGCAAGAAATGTTCGCGTTGAACAGCAAATATTGGATGCTGTAATAAATGACCCCAGAATAAGTACACGCAGGTTAGGATTAAGAACGAATATTTCCCATCAAAGTGTTTTAAGAGTTCTGCATGAACAGCACTTACATCCTTACCACTATCGACAGGTGCAGGAATTGTTACCTGACGATATGCCACTTAGAGTTGATTTTTGTGAAGTATTGCAAAATAAAGTTCAAACTGCACCAAATTTTTTAAGCAACATTCTGTTTACAGACGAGGCCACATTTACAAGACAAGGTATGTTCAATTCTAGAAATATGCACTTCTGGGCTGAAGAAAATCCAAGGGCTACAATGGAAACTCACTTCCAACACACGTTCAAGATAAACGTTTAG